From a region of the Geothrix sp. 21YS21S-2 genome:
- a CDS encoding HPF/RaiA family ribosome-associated protein produces MKILMKALGFNAGDALHQHAVTRLGTALEHWEDRLEGAVVRIADANGPRGGVDKVCSIQIALPHRAFVVVTAAASDYYAAVDLAIHRACRATARAFGRLSQAKGRGVSWPLAAYE; encoded by the coding sequence ATGAAGATCCTGATGAAGGCCCTCGGTTTCAACGCTGGCGATGCCTTGCACCAGCACGCGGTCACGCGCCTGGGCACGGCCCTCGAGCACTGGGAGGACCGCCTTGAAGGCGCGGTGGTGCGCATCGCGGATGCCAACGGACCCCGGGGCGGGGTGGACAAGGTCTGTTCCATCCAGATCGCCCTTCCGCACCGGGCCTTTGTCGTGGTGACCGCCGCCGCCTCGGACTACTACGCCGCGGTGGACCTGGCGATCCACCGCGCCTGCCGGGCCACGGCCCGCGCCTTCGGGCGCCTGTCCCAGGCCAAGGGGAGGGGCGTTTCCTGGCCCCTGGCCGCCTACGAATGA
- a CDS encoding LysR family transcriptional regulator, protein MEWLNYHHLLYFWTAAKEGSITSASRTLNLSQPALSTQIRQLEASLGEKLFEKSGRGLRLTSAGQTAFRYAEEIFSLGREFQHQLKGHPTGRALQLVAGISDVLPKLMVHRLLRPALELGEPLRLACREAPLPRLLDALQTHEIDIVLSDAPCTPRSGAKAYNHLLGESGVELFGTPALAERHPGPFPGGLNGAPLLLPSPGNALRRSLDAWFERNGVVPVIVGEFDDTALLETFGAEGLGFFAAPAAISGEVARTYGVRSLGSLDGVRERTYAVSAERKLVHPAVLAILRAAKEEIFP, encoded by the coding sequence ATGGAATGGCTCAACTACCATCATCTGCTCTATTTCTGGACAGCCGCCAAGGAAGGGTCCATCACTTCCGCATCCAGGACCCTGAACCTCTCCCAGCCGGCGCTCAGCACCCAGATCCGCCAGCTGGAAGCGAGCCTGGGGGAAAAGCTCTTCGAGAAATCCGGCCGGGGCCTGAGGCTCACGTCCGCCGGGCAGACGGCATTCCGGTACGCGGAGGAGATCTTTTCCCTGGGACGGGAATTCCAGCACCAGCTCAAGGGGCACCCCACGGGCCGGGCCCTCCAGCTGGTGGCCGGCATCTCGGACGTGCTCCCCAAGCTGATGGTGCACCGCCTCCTGCGCCCCGCCCTGGAGCTCGGGGAGCCCCTGCGGCTCGCCTGCCGCGAGGCGCCCCTGCCCAGGCTCCTGGACGCCCTCCAGACCCACGAGATCGACATCGTCCTCTCCGACGCGCCCTGCACGCCCCGCAGCGGAGCGAAGGCCTACAACCACCTCCTGGGCGAATCCGGCGTGGAGCTCTTCGGCACCCCGGCCCTGGCGGAACGCCACCCGGGCCCGTTCCCGGGCGGTCTGAACGGTGCGCCCCTCCTCCTCCCCTCGCCGGGCAACGCGCTGCGCCGGTCCCTGGACGCCTGGTTCGAGCGGAACGGCGTCGTGCCGGTGATCGTGGGCGAGTTCGACGACACCGCCCTGCTGGAGACCTTCGGCGCCGAAGGCCTGGGTTTCTTCGCCGCGCCCGCGGCCATCAGCGGGGAGGTGGCGCGGACCTACGGCGTTCGGTCCCTGGGCAGTCTGGACGGGGTCAGGGAACGCACCTACGCCGTCTCGGCGGAGCGCAAGCTGGTCCATCCGGCCGTGCTCGCCATCCTCAGGGCCGCCAAGGAGGAGATCTTCCCGTGA
- a CDS encoding cyclase family protein, with translation MGKNVIVDLSHPFYGDMPLWPYFSKPEIAPMHSLAKGGVLTQTLKITMHTGTHCDAPRHVMERMFDGRRALYTHELPVDAYMGDAVCLDVRTDYWQLITAKDLDEAVARAGMKPDELKGMVVCLRTGMHLKWDDSKEYYHYALGCGIEAGEWFVQHQVKCVAMDQQALDHPLHTSMGNNGTRMKLEGYTGKPITEEFIERYGIEAYAEFDKDVYIHVHGIEKYNRKFGKLEAVGCYGTWEPCHKLMLGNGIVGVENLGGDLEKVVGKRFRFIALPIRWHMGDGSMVRAVAEIDEDDIIPQPQRMYPYGAM, from the coding sequence ATGGGGAAGAACGTCATTGTCGACCTGAGCCACCCGTTCTACGGCGATATGCCCTTGTGGCCCTACTTCTCCAAGCCCGAGATCGCCCCGATGCACAGCCTGGCCAAGGGCGGCGTGCTCACCCAGACCCTGAAGATCACCATGCACACGGGCACCCACTGCGATGCCCCCCGCCACGTCATGGAGCGCATGTTCGACGGGCGCCGCGCGCTGTACACCCACGAGCTGCCGGTGGACGCCTACATGGGTGATGCGGTTTGCCTCGACGTGCGCACGGACTACTGGCAGCTGATCACCGCCAAGGACCTGGACGAGGCCGTGGCCCGGGCCGGCATGAAGCCGGACGAGCTCAAGGGCATGGTCGTCTGTCTGCGCACCGGGATGCACCTGAAATGGGACGACAGCAAGGAGTACTACCACTACGCCCTGGGCTGCGGCATCGAGGCGGGCGAGTGGTTCGTGCAGCACCAGGTCAAGTGCGTGGCCATGGACCAGCAGGCGCTGGACCACCCCCTGCACACGTCCATGGGCAACAACGGCACCCGCATGAAGCTGGAAGGCTACACCGGCAAGCCGATCACGGAGGAGTTCATCGAGCGCTACGGCATCGAGGCCTACGCCGAGTTCGACAAGGACGTCTACATCCACGTCCACGGCATCGAGAAGTACAACAGGAAGTTCGGCAAGCTGGAAGCCGTCGGCTGCTACGGCACCTGGGAGCCCTGCCACAAGCTGATGCTCGGCAACGGCATCGTCGGCGTGGAGAACCTCGGCGGCGACCTGGAGAAGGTCGTGGGCAAGCGCTTCCGCTTCATCGCCCTGCCCATCCGCTGGCACATGGGCGACGGGTCGATGGTCCGCGCCGTCGCGGAGATCGACGAGGACGACATCATCCCCCAGCCCCAGCGCATGTATCCCTACGGGGCCATGTAG
- a CDS encoding redox-regulated ATPase YchF, with protein MVGFPGSGKTTVFNALTGLSAETGFSAARGKTNLGTVKVPDDRVAALAGLYHPKKTTLAEITFCDVAAASAGGHGQSLDEATLRAMREVDALCQVVRGFTGAAGEAPDPLAEAKGLEDEMNLADLILIEKRLERLAKEKAKTGEGDLLGTLKAALEAGVPLRKVEGITAEAWATLAGYRFLTQKPLLLVLNVSEEEAAAPAPGDLERHTREAGLGLVVLAGLIEMDIAQMSPEDQKEFVASLGLAEPAIARFIRGAYALLDLISFLTAGEDECRAWPIHRGLTAPKAAGKIHSDIERGFIRAEVTRWDDLVRLKSEAKCREAGKLRSEGKEYVVHDGDVINFRFNV; from the coding sequence TTGGTCGGATTCCCAGGCAGCGGCAAGACCACCGTGTTCAACGCCCTCACGGGACTCTCCGCCGAGACCGGCTTCAGCGCGGCCCGCGGCAAGACCAACCTGGGGACCGTGAAGGTCCCCGACGACCGGGTCGCGGCCCTGGCGGGCCTCTACCACCCCAAGAAGACCACCCTGGCCGAGATCACCTTCTGCGATGTGGCCGCGGCCTCCGCGGGCGGCCACGGCCAGAGCCTGGACGAGGCGACGCTGCGGGCCATGCGCGAGGTGGACGCCCTGTGCCAGGTGGTCCGCGGCTTCACGGGCGCCGCGGGCGAGGCTCCCGATCCCCTCGCGGAGGCCAAGGGCCTCGAGGACGAGATGAACCTGGCCGACCTCATCCTCATCGAGAAGCGCCTGGAGCGGCTCGCCAAGGAGAAGGCGAAGACCGGCGAGGGCGATCTCCTGGGCACCCTCAAGGCCGCCCTGGAGGCCGGCGTTCCCCTGCGCAAGGTGGAAGGCATCACCGCCGAAGCCTGGGCGACGCTGGCGGGGTACCGCTTCCTGACCCAGAAGCCCCTGCTCCTCGTCCTGAACGTCTCCGAGGAGGAGGCCGCCGCTCCCGCCCCCGGGGACCTGGAGCGCCACACCCGCGAGGCGGGCCTGGGCCTGGTGGTCCTGGCCGGCCTGATCGAGATGGACATCGCCCAGATGTCGCCCGAGGACCAGAAGGAGTTCGTGGCGTCCCTGGGCCTGGCCGAACCGGCCATCGCGCGGTTCATCCGCGGGGCCTACGCCCTCCTGGACCTCATCAGCTTCCTCACCGCCGGCGAGGACGAGTGCCGCGCCTGGCCCATCCACCGCGGCCTCACGGCCCCCAAGGCCGCCGGCAAGATCCACTCCGACATCGAGCGCGGCTTCATCCGCGCGGAAGTGACCCGCTGGGACGACCTGGTCCGCCTGAAGAGCGAAGCCAAGTGCCGCGAGGCCGGCAAGCTCCGCAGCGAGGGCAAGGAGTACGTGGTGCACGACGGCGACGTGATCAATTTCCGCTTCAACGTCTGA
- a CDS encoding sensor histidine kinase KdpD, with protein sequence MPLVPIARPRPGTRRLRAALRILPGPRAAVWPLVVAWAAICAMLAFLPGWWLTDWKDLTLNQWFAATHTQAARLTQEWEHWTLRFPDFTTGTEPALRTWLAREALVTAVVDSDSGRVWLRDGDRLRAPVNPEESREPADWARRALELAPIEPYSSPAASRRARSVDLGAWWLVGTLDPQSRKRCSIVAFYGKWCLIKIWVPGSPEVERWLQGTLKPGAPYRFGVVSGFQNAADLERPRSISSFRRHCPGDSPERLQYACPDTAPFRVDKELSHSFGGMWHVVLQMSPEAYRTFWKAYTLRRLMAWTSYALVVAASGLAVALVLFARSRERLLADRLASLTHSLKTPLAVLKLRCDTALNLDLPRETQEARLLEIRGEVDHLVRTIEGGLEEMRSRYSGRVQDRVDAAFFEQLDEDLTPAFEERSRPLEVYGGEVTLRCSASVLRAALDTLVENALVHGRGRVVVKASRLEGRVRVEVSDEGDGMDPAILEGLRRRAPAGPAPRTGEGMGLLVLAQVARQEGWGLAFGREEAGFTARLELPD encoded by the coding sequence ATGCCCCTCGTCCCGATCGCCAGGCCACGACCTGGCACCCGGCGCCTTCGCGCGGCCCTGCGGATCCTCCCGGGGCCGCGCGCGGCCGTGTGGCCCCTGGTGGTGGCCTGGGCCGCCATCTGCGCCATGCTGGCCTTCCTCCCGGGATGGTGGCTCACCGACTGGAAGGACCTGACCCTCAACCAGTGGTTCGCCGCCACGCACACCCAGGCCGCCAGGCTCACCCAGGAATGGGAGCACTGGACCCTGCGGTTTCCCGATTTCACCACCGGGACCGAACCCGCGCTCAGGACCTGGCTGGCCCGGGAGGCCCTGGTCACGGCCGTGGTGGATTCGGATTCAGGACGGGTCTGGCTCCGGGACGGCGACCGCCTGCGCGCGCCGGTGAACCCCGAGGAATCCCGGGAGCCGGCGGACTGGGCCCGCAGGGCCCTGGAACTGGCCCCCATCGAGCCCTACTCCAGCCCCGCCGCCAGCCGCAGGGCCCGCTCCGTCGACCTCGGCGCGTGGTGGCTGGTGGGGACCCTGGACCCCCAGAGCAGGAAACGCTGCTCCATCGTCGCCTTCTATGGCAAATGGTGCCTCATCAAGATCTGGGTTCCCGGCAGCCCCGAGGTGGAGCGGTGGCTCCAGGGCACCCTCAAGCCCGGCGCGCCCTACCGGTTCGGGGTGGTGTCGGGGTTCCAGAACGCCGCCGACCTGGAGAGGCCCCGCAGCATTTCCAGCTTCCGGCGGCACTGCCCGGGCGATTCCCCGGAACGGCTGCAGTATGCGTGCCCGGACACGGCCCCCTTCCGGGTGGACAAGGAACTGAGCCATTCCTTCGGAGGGATGTGGCACGTGGTGCTCCAGATGTCCCCGGAGGCCTACCGAACCTTCTGGAAGGCCTACACCCTTCGCCGGCTCATGGCCTGGACCTCGTACGCCCTCGTCGTCGCCGCCAGCGGCCTCGCGGTGGCCCTCGTGCTCTTCGCCCGCAGCCGGGAGCGCCTCCTCGCCGACCGCCTCGCGTCCCTGACCCACAGCCTCAAGACCCCCCTGGCCGTGCTCAAGCTCCGCTGCGACACCGCCCTCAACCTCGACCTGCCCCGGGAGACCCAGGAGGCCCGCCTCCTGGAGATCCGCGGCGAGGTGGACCACCTGGTGCGCACCATCGAGGGCGGGCTGGAGGAGATGCGCTCCCGCTACTCGGGGCGGGTCCAGGACCGGGTGGACGCGGCCTTCTTCGAACAGCTGGACGAGGACCTGACCCCCGCCTTCGAAGAGCGGAGCCGCCCGCTGGAGGTCTACGGAGGCGAGGTCACCCTGCGGTGCAGCGCCAGCGTCCTTCGGGCCGCGCTGGACACCCTGGTGGAGAACGCCCTGGTGCATGGCCGCGGCCGCGTGGTGGTGAAGGCCTCCCGGCTGGAGGGCAGGGTCCGGGTGGAGGTTTCGGACGAAGGCGACGGGATGGATCCGGCCATCCTGGAGGGCCTGCGCAGACGGGCTCCGGCCGGTCCGGCTCCCCGGACGGGAGAGGGCATGGGCCTGCTGGTCCTGGCCCAGGTGGCGAGGCAGGAGGGGTGGGGACTGGCCTTCGGCAGGGAGGAAGCGGGTTTCACGGCCCGGCTGGAGCTTCCCGACTGA
- a CDS encoding TlpA disulfide reductase family protein: MLLRLSAAALLPAMLIAQAPGEDTRALVAKYAAIVKNYPSQLKEAKAGKIHLSLEGTPEGISVMIAHETRPGVRQLLLQARYFMLRSLAAEAGKLPEALANFSSTVSQSSMLELAGQITPDSPALDLVAEVDPQFLGWIAWHASGGGFAKQTEAAAAAKAFAFYDQVFEKHPTRAVRLMALEGAIELHSRPRMIPEVRSGLARLQAFEPGSPAIAKWNAWIAKAEVEDKVAPKAGNPMPAFKVAELGKPGTVLTPASFKGKYWILDFWATWCGPCKGELPFVHKAYAKYHPAGLEILSVSSDKKAGDIAAFRKNAATPMPWHHAFPEGKEREALMNLFQVRGIPHVILVGPDGKIITVNEGLRGEELDKTLGKLLKTK, translated from the coding sequence ATGCTCCTCCGTCTCTCCGCAGCAGCCCTCCTGCCCGCCATGCTCATCGCCCAGGCCCCCGGCGAAGACACCCGGGCCCTGGTCGCCAAGTACGCCGCCATCGTCAAGAACTACCCCAGCCAGCTCAAGGAAGCCAAGGCCGGCAAGATCCACCTGTCCCTGGAGGGAACGCCCGAGGGCATCTCCGTGATGATCGCCCACGAGACCCGCCCCGGCGTCCGCCAGCTCCTGCTCCAGGCCCGCTACTTCATGCTCCGGTCCCTGGCGGCCGAGGCCGGAAAGCTGCCCGAGGCCCTGGCCAACTTCAGTTCCACCGTGAGCCAGAGTTCCATGCTGGAACTGGCCGGGCAGATCACGCCCGATTCCCCCGCCCTGGACCTGGTGGCGGAGGTGGATCCCCAGTTCCTGGGCTGGATCGCCTGGCACGCCAGCGGCGGGGGCTTCGCCAAGCAGACCGAGGCCGCCGCCGCGGCCAAGGCCTTCGCCTTCTATGACCAGGTCTTCGAGAAGCACCCCACCCGCGCGGTCAGGCTCATGGCCCTGGAGGGCGCCATCGAACTGCACTCCCGGCCCCGGATGATCCCGGAGGTGCGCAGCGGCCTGGCCCGCCTCCAGGCCTTCGAGCCCGGCTCGCCCGCCATCGCCAAATGGAACGCGTGGATCGCCAAGGCGGAGGTGGAGGACAAGGTCGCGCCCAAGGCCGGCAATCCCATGCCCGCCTTCAAGGTCGCCGAGCTGGGCAAGCCCGGGACCGTGCTGACTCCCGCCAGCTTCAAGGGCAAGTACTGGATCCTGGATTTCTGGGCCACCTGGTGCGGCCCCTGCAAGGGCGAACTGCCCTTCGTGCACAAGGCCTACGCCAAGTACCATCCCGCCGGCCTCGAGATCCTCAGCGTCTCCAGCGACAAGAAGGCCGGTGACATCGCGGCGTTCCGCAAGAACGCCGCGACCCCCATGCCCTGGCACCACGCCTTCCCCGAAGGCAAGGAGCGGGAGGCCCTCATGAACCTCTTCCAGGTGCGGGGCATCCCCCACGTGATCCTGGTGGGCCCCGACGGGAAGATCATCACCGTCAACGAGGGCCTGCGGGGCGAAGAGCTGGACAAGACCCTAGGCAAGCTTCTCAAGACGAAGTAG